A genomic window from Caballeronia sp. SBC1 includes:
- a CDS encoding DnaJ family domain-containing protein, giving the protein MKLLDALVEQRISAAAARGEFDNLPGAGEPLEFDDDALVPEEVRVANRIMKNAGFVPPAVEHLRALRDLQNEAGSTEDPATRRKLQAKMLALDMALESLRGCSTVVPLEYRRRIAERLSERLSENDRNAQAEAAGK; this is encoded by the coding sequence ATGAAACTGCTAGATGCCTTGGTCGAACAGCGAATTTCGGCCGCTGCCGCGCGCGGCGAGTTCGACAACCTTCCCGGCGCGGGCGAGCCTCTCGAGTTCGACGACGACGCCCTGGTCCCTGAAGAGGTCCGCGTTGCCAACCGCATTATGAAAAATGCCGGTTTCGTGCCGCCTGCTGTCGAACATTTGCGCGCGCTTCGCGACCTGCAAAATGAAGCAGGCAGTACCGAAGATCCGGCGACCCGCCGCAAGCTGCAAGCGAAGATGCTCGCGCTGGACATGGCGCTGGAATCCTTGCGCGGCTGCAGCACCGTCGTACCGCTTGAATACCGGCGGCGCATTGCCGAACGTTTGTCCGAGCGTCTGTCGGAGAACGACAGGAATGCGCAAGCTGAGGCCGCCGGAAAGTGA
- a CDS encoding molybdopterin-dependent oxidoreductase: MEPVKPNRVGVDRESLIIDVRRELDMPSRRLFGKRIVTLGGLAMLAGCSISDDKSVETFLSRVSRLNDTVQGWLFDPNRLAPTYTEAQITRPFPFNAFYGIDDVPVVDGSDFRLKVSGLVQNTKTWTLPELYALPKAEQITRHICVEGWSAIGRWGGTPFSEFLKRVGADTSAKYVGFKCADDYYESIDMPTALHSQTLLTFTFDGQQLPPKYGYPMKLRMPTKLGYKNPKHIMEIFVTNKFPGGYWVDQGYNWFGGS; the protein is encoded by the coding sequence ATGGAACCCGTGAAGCCAAACCGCGTGGGCGTAGACCGCGAGTCGCTGATTATCGACGTTCGCCGCGAACTCGACATGCCGTCCCGTCGCTTGTTCGGCAAGCGCATTGTGACGCTCGGCGGCCTCGCGATGCTGGCCGGTTGCAGTATCTCAGACGACAAATCCGTTGAGACCTTCCTCAGCCGCGTGTCTCGCCTGAACGATACCGTGCAGGGCTGGCTCTTCGATCCGAACCGTCTCGCGCCAACTTACACCGAAGCGCAGATCACGCGGCCGTTTCCATTCAACGCGTTCTACGGGATTGACGATGTTCCTGTTGTCGATGGTTCCGACTTTCGCCTGAAAGTAAGCGGGTTGGTGCAGAACACGAAAACGTGGACTTTGCCCGAGCTTTACGCGTTGCCGAAAGCGGAGCAGATCACGCGGCATATCTGCGTGGAAGGGTGGAGTGCGATCGGACGCTGGGGCGGCACGCCGTTCTCGGAGTTCCTGAAGCGGGTAGGGGCGGACACATCGGCGAAATATGTCGGTTTCAAGTGCGCGGACGATTACTACGAAAGCATCGACATGCCGACTGCCCTGCATTCGCAGACTCTGCTGACGTTCACCTTCGACGGCCAGCAATTGCCGCCAAAATATGGTTATCCGATGAAACTAAGGATGCCTACGAAATTGGGCTATAAAAATCCGAAGCACATCATGGAGATTTTCGTCACGAACAAATTCCCTGGCGGCTATTGGGTCGATCAGGGCTACAACTGGTTCGGAGGTTCCTGA
- a CDS encoding ABC transporter permease, whose amino-acid sequence MQLVLSRHADVRRTWLFVRWLLMLAVTFIGLLGVTFFIGRKIPIDPLLAMLGERASAQAYATARVALGLDKPLIVQFLIYVRDVLHGDLGMSLLTSNPVIDDIKRVFPATLELATLSTVIGIVIGVPLGVAAAVRHNRWIDHVARFIGLAGSSLPVFWLALMGLLLFYAKLHWVSGPGRIDPLYDGLVDTRTGSLLVDSILAGEWDVFKNAFSHIVLPAAILAFYSIAYLSRMTRSFMLEQLSQEYIVTARAMGLSERRVIWRHAFGNIAVPLLTVIALAYSYLLEGSVLTEIVFAWPGIGSYLTGALLNADMNAVLGSTLVIGATFITLNLLTDALYRVFDPRAR is encoded by the coding sequence CTGCAACTAGTGCTCAGCCGCCACGCCGACGTGCGCCGGACGTGGCTGTTCGTGCGCTGGCTGCTGATGCTTGCCGTCACGTTTATCGGGCTGCTCGGGGTCACGTTTTTCATCGGACGAAAAATCCCGATCGATCCGCTGCTTGCGATGCTCGGCGAGCGCGCGTCGGCGCAGGCCTATGCAACGGCGCGCGTGGCGCTTGGGCTAGACAAGCCCTTGATCGTCCAATTCCTGATCTACGTGCGCGATGTTCTGCACGGCGACCTCGGCATGTCATTGCTGACGTCGAACCCGGTGATAGACGACATCAAACGCGTGTTCCCCGCCACGCTTGAGCTCGCTACGCTGTCCACGGTCATTGGCATCGTGATTGGCGTCCCGCTCGGCGTGGCGGCCGCCGTGCGCCATAACCGCTGGATTGATCACGTCGCGCGTTTCATCGGCCTGGCGGGAAGCTCGCTGCCGGTGTTCTGGCTCGCGCTGATGGGCTTGCTGCTCTTCTACGCCAAGTTGCATTGGGTATCAGGGCCAGGCCGTATCGACCCGCTGTACGACGGTCTGGTCGATACCCGCACAGGCAGCCTGCTGGTCGACTCCATTCTGGCGGGCGAGTGGGACGTGTTCAAGAACGCGTTTTCTCACATTGTGTTGCCCGCAGCTATTCTCGCGTTCTATTCCATCGCCTACCTAAGCCGCATGACGCGATCGTTCATGCTCGAGCAGTTGAGCCAGGAATACATCGTGACTGCGCGGGCTATGGGTCTGAGCGAACGCCGCGTGATCTGGCGTCATGCATTCGGCAACATAGCCGTACCGCTCCTGACAGTGATCGCGCTTGCTTATAGCTATCTTCTTGAAGGTTCGGTGCTGACTGAGATCGTATTTGCGTGGCCGGGCATAGGCTCGTATCTCACCGGTGCGTTGCTCAACGCCGACATGAACGCGGTGCTGGGCAGCACGCTCGTGATTGGCGCCACGTTCATCACGCTCAACCTGCTGACCGACGCGCTGTATCGCGTGTTCGATCCGCGCGCCCGATGA
- a CDS encoding ABC transporter substrate-binding protein has product MKRVLCNALAAIAAASTLMLAGTRVTEAATPKDMLVMATLLDEFTTLDPGEIYELVPQEYVANTYDRLIRVDLKDPAHFNGDVAQSWAVSQDGLTFTFKIRPGLKFHSGNPLTADDVAWSIQRTALLDKGAAAVLAGIGLTKENALQNVKKIDDSTVSITTDQKYAPTFVLNVLGSWPASVLDRKLLESHAKGNDFGNEWLKTNEAGSGAYKLVKWTANDSIVLQRFDSYRVPLAMKRIVLRHVPEASSQRLMIENGDIDIARDLSSDDLATLTKKGTIRVTSVPQATLMYLGLNNKNANLAKPDVQEAMKWLIDYNGIQQNIVRTTYKVHETFLPEGFLGALNVNPYHQDVAKAKALLAKAGVPNGFTVKMDVRNDSPYGEIAQAVQANLAQGGIKVELISSDNKQTLGKYRARQHDIYIGEWSADYIDPHSNAQGFAWNPDNSDKSAFKMLAWRNAWDIPQLTKETQAALEESSTAKRAQRYEAMQKEFLANSPFVIMFQKVSQVAARPGVTGLEVGPIFDLVSYRDVKKQ; this is encoded by the coding sequence ATGAAACGGGTATTGTGCAACGCGTTGGCAGCCATCGCGGCAGCGTCCACCCTGATGCTGGCCGGCACACGCGTGACCGAAGCGGCCACGCCGAAGGACATGCTGGTCATGGCCACTTTACTCGATGAATTCACCACGCTCGACCCGGGCGAGATCTACGAACTGGTGCCGCAGGAATATGTGGCCAATACCTATGACCGCCTGATCCGCGTCGATCTGAAAGATCCTGCGCACTTCAACGGCGACGTTGCTCAATCCTGGGCGGTGAGCCAGGACGGTCTCACGTTCACCTTCAAGATTCGCCCCGGCCTCAAGTTCCACTCGGGCAATCCGCTGACCGCGGATGACGTCGCGTGGTCGATCCAGCGCACGGCGTTACTCGACAAAGGCGCGGCTGCGGTGCTGGCGGGCATCGGGCTGACGAAGGAAAACGCGTTGCAGAACGTGAAGAAAATCGACGACAGCACCGTATCGATCACCACTGACCAGAAGTACGCGCCCACGTTCGTGTTGAACGTGTTGGGCTCGTGGCCGGCCTCCGTGCTCGACAGAAAGCTGCTCGAATCGCACGCGAAGGGTAACGATTTCGGCAACGAGTGGCTCAAGACAAACGAAGCGGGATCGGGCGCCTACAAGCTGGTGAAGTGGACCGCGAACGACAGCATCGTGCTGCAGCGTTTCGATAGTTATCGCGTGCCGCTTGCGATGAAACGGATCGTGCTGCGGCATGTGCCGGAAGCATCGAGCCAGCGGCTGATGATCGAGAACGGCGACATTGATATCGCGCGTGACCTGAGTTCCGATGACCTCGCAACCTTGACGAAGAAGGGCACGATTCGCGTGACGTCGGTGCCGCAAGCAACGCTGATGTACCTTGGCCTGAACAACAAGAACGCGAACCTTGCCAAGCCCGATGTTCAGGAAGCCATGAAATGGCTGATCGACTACAACGGCATTCAGCAGAACATCGTGCGGACCACGTACAAGGTGCACGAGACCTTCCTGCCGGAAGGTTTCCTCGGGGCGTTGAACGTCAATCCGTACCATCAGGACGTAGCGAAGGCGAAAGCGCTGCTGGCAAAAGCCGGCGTGCCGAACGGCTTCACGGTGAAGATGGACGTGCGCAACGACTCGCCATACGGCGAAATTGCGCAGGCCGTGCAGGCGAACCTGGCGCAAGGCGGGATCAAGGTCGAACTGATTTCAAGCGACAACAAGCAGACCCTCGGCAAGTATCGGGCGCGTCAGCATGACATTTATATTGGCGAGTGGTCGGCGGATTACATCGATCCGCATAGCAACGCGCAGGGCTTCGCTTGGAATCCGGACAACTCCGACAAATCGGCCTTCAAGATGCTCGCGTGGCGCAATGCATGGGACATTCCGCAATTGACGAAGGAGACGCAGGCGGCGCTGGAGGAATCGTCCACAGCAAAACGCGCGCAACGCTATGAAGCAATGCAGAAAGAGTTTCTCGCGAACTCACCGTTCGTAATCATGTTCCAGAAGGTCTCGCAAGTCGCGGCGCGGCCGGGTGTGACGGGCCTGGAGGTCGGGCCGATCTTCGACCTCGTGTCGTATCGTGATGTGAAGAAACAGTAA
- a CDS encoding ABC transporter ATP-binding protein: MQADTLCKIDNLRIAFEGHDGTLTEAVRGISLTLARGERLGIVGESGSGKSLTGRALLGLLPSSAHWSADVMRLDNHDLLALRPKERRRLCGTQMSMILQDPKYSLNPVMTVAQQMREAFGRQSPKLNPKAMRERIVAALEAVHIRDPQRVADAYPHELSGGMGQRVMIAMMVSSGPSLLIADEPTSALDVLVSMQVLSVLDEMIAKHNTGLIFISHDLPLVMSFCDRVLVMVGGRVVETCAARDLAHAQHPYTRGLLAASPPLRNPPDELPVLQRDPAWFAEVAP; the protein is encoded by the coding sequence ATGCAAGCCGATACCCTCTGTAAGATCGATAACCTGCGCATAGCGTTCGAGGGCCACGACGGCACGCTGACCGAAGCGGTGCGCGGCATCTCCCTGACGCTCGCCAGAGGTGAGCGGCTGGGTATCGTCGGAGAGTCGGGGTCGGGGAAATCGCTGACGGGACGCGCATTGCTGGGACTGCTGCCTTCATCGGCACATTGGTCGGCCGACGTCATGCGCCTCGATAACCACGACCTGCTCGCCCTGCGCCCGAAGGAGCGGCGACGCCTTTGCGGCACGCAGATGAGCATGATCCTGCAGGACCCGAAGTATTCGCTGAACCCGGTGATGACGGTCGCGCAGCAGATGCGTGAGGCGTTCGGGCGGCAATCGCCGAAGCTGAACCCGAAGGCCATGCGCGAACGCATTGTCGCCGCGCTGGAGGCAGTGCATATTCGCGATCCGCAGCGAGTCGCCGACGCCTATCCGCACGAGTTGTCGGGCGGCATGGGCCAGCGCGTGATGATTGCAATGATGGTGTCGTCGGGCCCCAGTTTGCTGATCGCCGACGAACCCACCAGCGCGCTCGATGTGCTCGTCTCCATGCAGGTGTTGTCGGTGCTCGATGAAATGATCGCGAAGCACAACACCGGGCTGATCTTCATCAGTCACGACCTGCCGCTGGTGATGTCGTTTTGCGATCGCGTGCTGGTGATGGTCGGCGGACGCGTAGTCGAGACGTGCGCGGCGCGCGATCTTGCCCACGCGCAGCATCCGTACACGCGCGGTTTGCTGGCCGCGAGTCCGCCGCTGCGCAATCCACCGGATGAACTGCCGGTTCTGCAACGTGATCCCGCATGGTTCGCCGAGGTCGCGCCATGA
- a CDS encoding ABC transporter permease has translation MKPARQEWRAWLLTDTPASRRQAALGLAYRRWRRFASNPLSVFGLVILTLMIVFAAIGPLLPLHDPLRQVLSDRLLPPGSPSHWFGTDQLGRDILARLVIGSRLTLSIAILVVVLVVPAGLLIGTTAGFCGGFVDTVLMRLTDIALAFPKIVLALAFAAALGPGVINAVIAISITAWPPYARLARAETLRLVQADFIHVARLQGASSMRILLRYIVPLCSSSVIVRATLDMAGIILTVAGLGFLGLGAQPPSPEWGFMVASGRGVLLDAWWVATIPGIAILLVSLAFNLLGDGLRDVFDPRQGS, from the coding sequence ATGAAGCCAGCGCGCCAGGAGTGGCGTGCGTGGCTTCTCACGGATACCCCCGCGTCACGCAGGCAGGCTGCGTTGGGTTTGGCGTACCGTCGCTGGCGGCGTTTCGCGAGCAACCCGCTGAGCGTGTTCGGGCTGGTGATCCTGACACTGATGATCGTGTTCGCCGCGATCGGGCCGCTGTTGCCGCTGCACGATCCCTTGCGGCAAGTGCTCAGCGACCGGCTGTTGCCGCCCGGTTCTCCGTCGCACTGGTTCGGCACGGATCAACTCGGCCGCGACATCCTCGCGCGACTCGTGATCGGCTCGCGCCTGACGTTGAGCATCGCGATCCTGGTCGTGGTGCTGGTCGTGCCAGCGGGTTTGCTGATCGGTACGACGGCGGGTTTCTGCGGTGGTTTCGTCGATACCGTCCTGATGCGCCTGACCGATATCGCGCTCGCGTTCCCGAAGATCGTGCTTGCGCTGGCATTCGCGGCGGCGCTCGGGCCGGGCGTGATCAATGCGGTGATCGCAATTTCCATCACGGCGTGGCCGCCGTATGCGCGGCTTGCGCGCGCCGAGACACTGCGGCTCGTGCAGGCTGATTTCATCCACGTTGCGCGCTTGCAAGGGGCGTCGTCCATGCGGATCCTGCTGCGTTATATCGTCCCGCTGTGTTCGTCGTCGGTGATCGTGCGCGCGACGCTCGACATGGCCGGCATTATCCTGACGGTCGCGGGACTCGGTTTTCTCGGGCTTGGTGCACAGCCGCCGAGTCCGGAGTGGGGTTTCATGGTGGCGTCGGGGCGGGGCGTGCTGCTCGACGCGTGGTGGGTCGCAACCATTCCCGGCATCGCGATCCTGCTCGTGAGTCTTGCGTTCAACCTGCTCGGCGATGGTCTGCGCGATGTCTTCGATCCCCGCCAAGGAAGCTGA
- the ddpX gene encoding D-alanyl-D-alanine dipeptidase gives MPDHRLLPITPETHRVAIDLVYATDRNLTGKPIYKTAHCLLLAPAEAALKKAVELAGNIGMTLKIFDAYRPPQAQQVLWDFLPDPTYIADLKRGSNHSRGTAIDLTLVDAQGEDLDMGTGFDEMSIASEHFHPGLPEHVQRNRTLLLGVMHGAGFTHIPSEWWHYELPGSRALDLIDNADSGPWHLM, from the coding sequence ATGCCCGATCACCGTTTGCTGCCCATTACTCCCGAAACACACCGCGTCGCGATCGACCTGGTCTACGCAACCGATCGCAACCTGACAGGCAAGCCGATCTACAAGACGGCGCATTGCTTGCTCCTGGCACCGGCCGAAGCCGCCCTGAAGAAAGCCGTCGAACTAGCGGGCAACATCGGCATGACGCTGAAGATATTCGATGCCTACCGACCGCCGCAAGCCCAGCAGGTGCTCTGGGACTTCCTTCCCGACCCGACCTATATTGCCGATCTGAAGCGCGGCTCGAACCATAGCCGCGGCACCGCGATCGACCTGACGCTGGTCGACGCTCAAGGCGAGGACCTCGATATGGGTACGGGTTTCGACGAGATGTCGATTGCCTCCGAACACTTCCATCCGGGTTTGCCGGAGCATGTGCAACGCAACCGCACGTTGCTGCTTGGCGTGATGCACGGCGCCGGTTTCACCCATATTCCCAGCGAGTGGTGGCATTACGAATTGCCAGGCTCGCGCGCACTAGACCTGATCGACAATGCCGACAGCGGACCTTGGCACCTGATGTAG
- the ldcA gene encoding muramoyltetrapeptide carboxypeptidase, whose protein sequence is MTHPTRTIDLVAPSGYPDSEVVGRAMERLRAQGHRLENVSAAHRRYERFGGTDGERAADLNRLADSTRPLPDIVLAVRGGYGATRILHGLDYEGLQRRLQDQPIALVGHSDFTAIQLALYALAGVKSFGGPMLAADFGAEEPSAFMMEHFWNAITHPSFKVTSHVPQVQSVDVTGMLWGGNLAIIASLIGTRYMPPVEGGILFIEDVNEHPYRVERMIYQLHQSGILARQQALVLGEFTGGKLSEYDNGYTFETMLEQVRSVIRIPVVTGLQFGHVPELLTLPFGATAHLVARSHGFEMKLSDYPYLA, encoded by the coding sequence ATGACCCACCCGACACGTACCATCGATCTCGTCGCACCCTCGGGTTATCCCGACTCTGAAGTGGTTGGGCGCGCGATGGAACGCCTGCGCGCACAGGGGCATCGACTCGAGAATGTGTCGGCGGCGCACCGTCGTTATGAACGCTTCGGCGGCACCGACGGCGAACGTGCCGCGGACCTGAACCGGCTGGCGGATTCGACGCGTCCTCTGCCTGACATCGTATTGGCGGTGCGGGGCGGTTACGGCGCTACACGCATTCTTCATGGCCTCGACTACGAGGGTTTGCAGCGTCGATTGCAAGACCAGCCGATCGCGCTTGTCGGCCATAGCGACTTCACCGCGATCCAGTTGGCGCTATACGCGCTGGCCGGGGTGAAGAGTTTTGGCGGTCCGATGCTCGCTGCTGATTTCGGCGCGGAAGAGCCGAGCGCATTCATGATGGAGCATTTCTGGAACGCGATCACGCACCCGTCGTTCAAGGTGACGAGCCACGTGCCGCAGGTCCAGTCCGTCGATGTTACCGGCATGTTGTGGGGTGGCAATCTGGCGATTATTGCGTCGCTGATTGGCACGCGGTACATGCCGCCAGTAGAGGGCGGGATTTTGTTCATCGAAGACGTGAACGAGCATCCTTATCGCGTTGAGCGCATGATTTACCAACTGCATCAGTCGGGGATTCTCGCGCGGCAGCAGGCGCTGGTGCTGGGCGAATTCACGGGCGGGAAGCTGTCGGAGTACGACAACGGCTATACGTTCGAGACGATGCTCGAACAAGTCAGGTCGGTGATCCGGATTCCCGTTGTGACAGGATTGCAATTCGGGCACGTACCCGAATTGCTGACGTTACCGTTTGGCGCGACCGCGCACCTTGTGGCCCGGTCGCACGGCTTTGAGATGAAGCTTTCTGATTACCCGTACCTCGCGTAG
- a CDS encoding ABC transporter ATP-binding protein: MIEANNVQVRFKTKTGFADAVRSATFHVGEGEVFGLVGESGSGKSTVLRALTGLVPIANGSMRIGRHTLGKHIDRAFRREVQMVFQDPYGSLYPRFTVDQTLREPLAINGMDRHDARIVDALREVGLGPAFRFRYAHQLSGGQRQRVAIARALIVEPRVLLLDEPTSALDVSVQAEILNLLRRLHRERHLTMILVSHNMAVVGFLCQRVAVMRDGEIVEQLPIEAVREQNVAHEYTRSLLLATEGYRRKAVDPV, encoded by the coding sequence ATGATCGAAGCAAACAACGTACAGGTCCGCTTCAAAACGAAAACCGGTTTCGCCGATGCAGTTCGCTCGGCGACGTTTCATGTCGGCGAAGGGGAGGTGTTCGGACTTGTCGGCGAATCGGGTTCAGGCAAATCGACCGTGCTTCGCGCGCTGACCGGGCTGGTACCCATCGCCAACGGCTCGATGCGAATTGGCCGCCATACGCTTGGCAAACACATCGATCGAGCGTTCAGGCGCGAAGTCCAGATGGTGTTCCAGGACCCGTACGGATCGCTTTATCCGCGCTTTACCGTGGACCAGACGCTGCGGGAGCCGCTTGCCATTAACGGCATGGACCGCCACGATGCCCGCATTGTTGACGCATTGCGGGAAGTCGGCCTCGGGCCCGCGTTCCGGTTCCGGTATGCGCATCAGTTGTCGGGCGGGCAGCGCCAGCGCGTGGCGATCGCCCGGGCGTTGATCGTGGAGCCGCGCGTGCTGCTGCTCGACGAGCCGACTTCCGCGCTCGACGTGTCCGTGCAGGCGGAAATCCTGAACCTGCTGCGGCGCTTGCATCGCGAACGCCATCTCACGATGATCCTCGTCAGTCACAACATGGCGGTCGTCGGATTTTTATGCCAGCGGGTCGCGGTGATGCGCGATGGAGAGATTGTGGAGCAGCTTCCCATTGAAGCGGTCCGCGAGCAAAACGTGGCGCACGAATACACACGAAGCTTGTTGCTCGCCACGGAAGGTTATCGGCGCAAGGCCGTTGATCCGGTCTAG
- a CDS encoding GntR family transcriptional regulator: MTEAKLKDLSKVSVIGTAASVAAATAESIAANIRDAILEHRLAPGAKLTEAQLCEVFDVKRGTVRLALAQLSGERLVDLEPNRGAFVASPSVQEVHEVFEMRRIIEMAVVERICTGHGTRRLKSISATIGRERKAYESHDFPSWIRLSGEFHTELAQLTGNTVLCECLSGLVARSTLISALYESLGKSSCSFEDHEHILAALDAGDAPMAAELMARHLQEVELKMLDRPARGAVDLREVFSKSKANERDKSA, from the coding sequence ATGACCGAAGCGAAATTGAAAGATTTGTCGAAGGTAAGCGTCATCGGCACTGCGGCTTCGGTCGCCGCCGCGACGGCGGAATCGATCGCGGCGAATATTCGCGACGCGATTCTCGAGCACCGCCTCGCTCCAGGCGCGAAGCTGACAGAAGCACAGTTGTGCGAAGTATTCGATGTAAAGCGCGGCACCGTGCGCCTGGCGCTCGCGCAACTTTCTGGTGAGCGTCTGGTCGACCTTGAGCCGAATCGTGGCGCGTTCGTCGCAAGCCCTTCGGTGCAGGAAGTGCACGAAGTGTTCGAGATGCGGCGAATCATCGAAATGGCGGTCGTCGAGCGTATTTGTACTGGGCATGGCACGCGCCGGCTCAAGTCGATTAGCGCGACGATCGGACGTGAACGCAAGGCGTATGAGAGCCACGATTTCCCGTCGTGGATAAGGTTGTCCGGTGAGTTCCATACGGAGCTTGCGCAGCTTACAGGCAACACAGTGTTGTGCGAATGCTTGTCGGGGCTGGTGGCGCGCTCCACGCTGATATCAGCGCTGTATGAGTCGCTTGGCAAGAGCTCGTGCAGCTTTGAAGATCATGAACATATCCTGGCCGCGCTCGATGCTGGCGACGCGCCTATGGCCGCCGAACTGATGGCGCGCCACTTGCAGGAAGTCGAACTGAAGATGCTGGACCGGCCCGCACGCGGCGCGGTCGATTTGCGCGAAGTCTTTTCGAAGTCGAAGGCAAATGAGCGCGACAAAAGCGCGTGA
- a CDS encoding pentapeptide MXKDX repeat protein, with translation MKLFITAALAATLALSGSMAFAQASDAMSHDSMAKDTMSKDAMSKDSMSKDAMKKDDKMKKHDAMGMGHPASGAMAQ, from the coding sequence ATGAAACTGTTCATCACTGCAGCACTCGCAGCAACGTTGGCCCTGAGCGGCTCCATGGCATTCGCCCAGGCAAGCGACGCGATGTCCCACGATTCAATGGCGAAGGACACCATGTCCAAGGATGCCATGTCGAAAGATTCGATGTCGAAGGACGCGATGAAGAAGGACGACAAGATGAAAAAGCACGACGCAATGGGCATGGGGCATCCGGCCTCGGGCGCGATGGCGCAATAA
- the tadA gene encoding tRNA adenosine(34) deaminase TadA yields the protein MTLTPATDLALTAAAERDRRFMALAQAAAEQARALGEVPVGAVLVRGDEVIATGFNHPIGAHDPSAHAEMAALRAASLALENYRLPGCELYVTLEPCIMCAGAIMHARIARVVFGAHDPKTGACGSVVDAFAIGNLNHHTSVTGGVLGDECANALRSFFAERRRAVREARDARNAALPNSTDPLSIRP from the coding sequence GTGACCCTTACGCCCGCAACCGATCTCGCGCTAACGGCTGCCGCAGAGCGCGACCGCCGTTTCATGGCGCTCGCGCAAGCCGCCGCAGAGCAAGCGCGTGCGTTGGGCGAAGTGCCGGTCGGCGCGGTTCTGGTTCGTGGCGATGAAGTCATTGCGACTGGCTTCAATCATCCGATCGGCGCTCATGATCCGTCGGCGCACGCCGAAATGGCCGCATTGCGCGCGGCGTCCCTGGCGCTTGAAAACTACCGGTTGCCGGGTTGCGAACTCTACGTCACGCTCGAACCCTGCATCATGTGCGCGGGCGCGATCATGCACGCGCGGATTGCCCGCGTGGTGTTCGGCGCGCACGATCCGAAGACGGGCGCGTGCGGGAGTGTTGTAGATGCATTCGCCATCGGCAATTTGAACCACCACACAAGCGTCACCGGCGGGGTGCTCGGCGACGAATGCGCTAACGCGTTGCGCAGTTTTTTTGCTGAACGCCGGCGCGCCGTGCGTGAGGCGCGCGATGCCCGCAACGCCGCGCTACCCAATTCCACCGATCCACTTTCCATTCGCCCATGA